The Rhizobium sp. CCGE531 genomic sequence GATGTGCTGCGCCTCGCGGTCGAACGGCGCAAGAACATCCTCGTCGCCGGCGGCACCTCCACCGGCAAGACGACGCTCACCAATGCGCTGCTCGCCGAAGTCGCCAAGTCTTCCGATCGGGTGGTGCTGATCGAGGACACGCGCGAGCTGCAATGCGCCTCGCCGAACCTCGTGTCGCTCCGAACCAAGGACGGCGTCGCCTCGCTGTCCGATCTGGTCAAATCGTCCTTGCGCCTCAGGCCCGACCGCATTCCGATCGGCGAGGTGCGTGGCGCCGAAGCGCTCGATCTCCTGAAAGCCTGGGGCACAGGCCATCCGGGTGGCATCGGCACCATTCACGCCAATTCCGCAATCGGTGCGCTGCGGCGGCTAGAACAACTGGTTCAGGAAGCGGTCGTCACGGTGCCCCGGGCGGTGATCGCCGACACCATCGACCTCATTGCCGTGCTCTCCGGCCGCGGCGTTGCCCGCCGGCTTGCCGAGATCGCGTTTGTCGACGGGCTCGATCCGGTGACCGGCGACTACCGCACCCTCAACGCCCACCTTCCTCCCGATCACCAACCGCTCCCGAAAGGAGAAGACACATGACCTTGCCCGCAGCTTTTCTATTTGAGAGAGCCCGCCGACGTCTCATTTTGGCGACCACGCTGGCCTCCATCACGTTGATGACTGCGCTGCCCGCGCATGCCTCCGGTTCGTCCATGCCCTGGGAGGAACCACTCGAAAAAATCCTCGAAAGCATCGAGGGGCCAGTCGCCAAGATCGTCGCGGTGATCATCATCATCGCCACGGGCCTCGCACTTGCGTTCGGCGATACCTCCGGCGGCTTCCGCCGGCTGATCCAGATCGTTTTCGGCCTGTCGATCGCTTTTGCGGCGTCGAGCTTCTTCCTCTCCTTCTTCTCCTTCGGCGGCGGGGCTTTGGTCTGATGGCGGCGTTCGGCTCTGAACATGATGAGATCCGCGGCTATTACGCACCGGTCCGCCGCGCGCTGACTGAGCAAATCCTGCTTGGCGGTGCGCCGCGGGCGGTCGCGATCGTCAACGGCACACTCGCCGGCGCCGTCGGTCTCGGGCTTCGCCTCTGGCTTGCCGGACTGGCAATCTGGGCGATCGGCCATTTCGCGGCGGTCTGGGCGGCGAGGCGCGACGCGCAGTTCGTCGATGTCGGCCGCCGGCACCTGCGCTATCCGGCGCATCTTGGCGTGTGAGGTCCGACGATGTTGAACCTTGCCGAATACCGAAAGAAGAATGCCGGCCTCGCCGATTTCCTGCCCTGGGCGGCGCTCATTGCCCCCGGCGTCGTCCTCAACAAGGATGGCTCGTTCCAACGGACCGCGCGATTTCGCGGGCCCGACCTCGATAGCGCCACGCCAGCAGAACTCGTGGCAACGACTGCACGCCTCAACAACGCGCTCCGCCGTCTCGGCTCCGGTTGGGCCGTCTTCGTCGAGGCGCAGCGCAATCCCGCCAATGACTATCCCGAGAGCCTGTTTGCCGACGCGGCCTCCGCCCTGGTCGATGTCGAGCGGCGTGAGCAGTTCGAGGAAAGCGGCTTGTTGTTCGAGAGCAGCTATTTCCTCAACTTCGTCTGGCTGCCGCCGGCCGAAGAAGCCTCACGCATGGAGGCCTTGCTCTATGAAGGGCGCGAACGCTCCGGTGTCGATCCATGGGAGCTGTTGAAAGGTTTTGTCGACCGCACCGACCGGGTGCTGCATCTCTTCGAAGGCTTCGTGCCGGAAGCCGGCTGGCTCGGAGATGAGGAGACGCTGACCTACCTGCATTCGACCGTTTCGGTATCACGCCACCGCGTGCGGGTGCCAGAAACGCCCATGCATCTCGATGCGCTGCTCGCCGACCAGCCGCTGGCCGGCGGTTTGGAGCCGCGGCTCGGCGACGTCCATCTGCGCACGCTGACGGTGATCGGATTTCCGACCATCACCTTTCCCGGCATTCTCGATGATCTCAACCGGCTCGCCTTCTCCTACCGCTGGTCGACACGCGCAATCATGCTCGACAAGACGGACGCGACGCGCCTTGTCACCAAGATCCGGCGGCAGTGGTTCGCCAAGCGCAAATCGATTGCTGCGATCCTAAAAGAGGTGCTCACCAACGAACAGTCTGTACTCGTCGATTCCGATGCCGCGAACAAAGCGAACGAGGCCGATGCCGCGCTGCAGGACCTTGGTACCGACCAGATCAGCGAAGCCTACGTTACCGCCACCGTCACTGTCTGGGACGCCGATGCGCGCATCGCCGAGGAAAAGCTGCGGCTCGTCGAGAAGATCGTCCAGTCCCACGATTTCACCTGCATCGCAGAAACCGTCAATGCGATCGAGGCCTGGCTCGGCAGCCTTCCCGGCCATGTCTACGCCAATGTCCGCCAGCCGCCGATCTCGACGCTGAACCTCGCCCATATGATCCCGCTCTCGGCGGTCTGGGCCGGGCCGGAGCGCGATGAGCATCTCGATGCGCCGCCGCTCTTCTACGCCAAAACCGAAGGGGCGACGCCGTTCCGCTTTTCGCTGCATGTCGGTGATGTCGGCCATACGATGGTGGTCGGTCCGACCGGTGCCGGCAAATCCGTGCTCCTGGCGCTGATGGCGCTGCAGTTCCGTCGCTATAAGCATAGCCAGGTCTTCGCCTTCGACTTCGGCGGTTCAATCCGGGCGGCGACACTCGCCATGGGTGGCGACTGGCAGGATCTCGGCGGTTCGATCTCGGATGGTACATCGTTTCTCAACATGGTGGCGCTGCAGCCGCTCGCCGGCATCCATGACACGCCGGAACGCGCCTGGACGGCCGACTGGCTGGTCGACATCTTGATCCGCGAAGGTGTGCCGATCACACCGGAGGTCAAGGAGCATCTCTGGACCGCACTGACCTCGCTTGCCTCCGCGCCTGTTGCCGAGCGCACCATCACCGGCCTGACCGTGCTGTTGCAGTCGACGACGCTCAAGCAGGCGCTTCGGCCCTATTGCATCGGCGGTCCTTATGGCCGTCTGCTCGATGCGGAGATGGAATGGCTCGGCAATGCCTCCGTCCAGGCATTCGAAACCGAAGGCCTGATCGGGACGGGGGCAGCCTCTGCTGTGCTCGCCTATCTTTTCCATCGCATCGAGGCGCGCTTCGATGGTCGCCCGTCGCTGCTCATTATCGACGAGGGTTGGCGGGCGCTCGACGACGGCGGCTTTGCCCAGAAGATCAAGGAATGGCTGAAGACGCTGCGCAAGAAGAATGTCAGCGTGGTGTTCTCTTCCCAGTCGCTTGCCGACATCGAAGCCTCACCGATCGCACCGGTGCTGGTCGAAAGCTGCCCGACACGCATCTTCCTCGCCAACGAGCGCGCTGTCGAACCCCAGATCACGCACGTCTACCGTCAGTTTGGCCTCAACGACCGGCAGATCGAGATCGTCGCCCGTGCGACGCCGAAGCGTGACTATTACTGCCAGTCCCGGCGCGGCAACCGGCTCTTCGAGCTGGGCTTGGGCGCGGTGGCGCTGGCGCTGTGCGCCGCCTCCGATAAGGCCGCCCATGCGGCGATGAATAACCTCGTCGAAGACGGCGAACGGCCCCGCTTCCTGGAAGTCTGGCTTGCTGCCCGCGGCCTCTCCTGGGCCGCCGGTCTCGTGCCAGTCCTCGCCAATGTCGCCGTGCCCGCTGAAACCGATGCCGGTGACCAAATTCCAATCCAGCCATCCCCTGAAGAGGAGACCATTCGATGACCCGATCTGTTTTCCGCACCGGCCATGCCGGCCGCACACTCGCCATTGCGTTTGCCACCACGATGCTGGCGCCCATAGTTGCCGTCACGGCTCTGCCGAGGCCGGCCCATGCGCTGATCGTCTTCGATCCGAAGAACTATACGGAAAACCTGCTGTCGGCTGCACGCGCGCTGGAGCAGATCAACAACCAGATCACCTCACTCCAGAACGAAGCGCAGATGCTGATCAACCAGGCCCGCAATCTGACCAGCCTGCCGACGTCGATGCTTTCTCAGATCGAGGGCAATTTCTCCGAGATGAAAAGCCTGCTCGATCAGGCCGAGCAGCTTGCCTACAACGTCCAAAACATCGATCAGCAGTTCAGCACTACCTACGAGACCTTCGCCACCAGTAAGAACAACGACCAGCTTGTGACGTCGGCGCGCGAACGCTGGCAGCAGTCGGTCACGGCCTTCGAGGATTCCCTGAAGACGGGCGCCGTCGCCGTCAATGGCATCGCCAGCACCCAGGCGCAGACTTCTACCTTGGTCACCGCCAGCCAGTCCGCCGTCGGCGTTCTGCAGGCGGCTCAGGCCGGCAACCAGCTGCTCGCGGTGCAGGCGAAGCAAATGTCCGATCTCACCGCCATGCTGGCTGCGCAGGGCAGGGCGGAAGCGCTCGAGAAGGCGCGCGAAGCCGCTGCCCAGGAGCAGGCGCGCGAGCAGTTCAGCCGCTTCATGACCGGCACCGCCTATAGCCCGTCCAGCGTCCAGATGTTCCATCAGTAGGGAGCTTCCGACCATGGATCTCAAGATCGCCGCCCGGATGACCGCTGTGCTTGCCATTGGAGCAGGACTGACCGCGACGCTCATGGCGATGAGCCAACGACAGGGACCGGAAGAGACCCCCGTCTTCCGGTCGCTGGATCCGGGCGGCGAGCCTCAGATCGACGGGACCCGACAGGAACTGCTGCGCTGCCGTGACCTCGGTCCCGAAGCGCTCAAGGACAAAGCCTGCCTGAAAGCCTGGATGGAAAGCCGCCGCCGCTTCCTGAAACCTGCAGAGTCCGACCGGCCGACGGCGCCGGCATCGAGTGCCGGTGGCACGGTGAAGCCATGAACAATGTCGGCATCATCGATCGCTTCCTGGAGACCTTCACCTCCTATATCGATTCCGGCTTCGGCCTGCTCGGCAGCGAAGTCACGTTCCTCTCTTCGACGCTGATCGCGATCGACATTGTGCTGGCCGGCCTCTTCTGGGCGTGGGGTGCGGATGAAGATGTCATCCAGCGTCTCGTGAGGAAGACCCTCTATATCGGCTTCTTCGCCTACATCGTCGGCAACTTCAACAATCTCGCGCGGATCGTTTTCGAGAGCTTTTCCGGTCTTGGTCTGAAGGCGGCTGGCGCCTCGCTCTCGAGCACCGAGCTCCTGCAGCCCGGCCGCGTTGCCCAGGTCGGTATCGATGCCGGCAATCCGATCCTGCAGGCCGCCGGTGACCTGATGGGGTATGTCAGCTTCTTCGAGAACTTTGTGCAGATCTTCGTGCTCTTGACCGCTTGGGTGATTGTGCTTGTCGCCTTCTTCATCCTGGCAGTCCAGATCTTCGTCACGCTGATCGAGTTCAAGCTCACCACGCTTGCCGGCTTCGTGCTGATCCCCTTCGCGTTCTTCAACAAGACCGCGTTCCTCGCCGAGAAGGTGCTCGGCAATATCGTCGCCTCCGGCGTCAAGATCCTCGTGCTCGCCATCATCGTCGGCATCGGCTCGCGTCTCTTCAGTGAATTCACCGCCGGGTTTTCCGATCAGCCGACGATCTCCGAGGCGCTGTCGCTGGTGCTCGGCGCGCTAGCGCTGATGGGCCTGTCGATCTTCGGACCAGGGATTGCCACTGGCCTCGTCTCCGGCGCACCGCAGCTTGGCGCGGGGGCAGCGGTCGGAACCGGTCTTGCGGCCGCGGGGCTTGGTGCCGCCGGCTATGTCGGCGCCCGCGCGGGCATCGGTGCGGCGGCCGGCGCCGTCGGTGGGGCGATGCGGGGAGGGGCTGCCGTCGCCGGTGGCGCCAGCACCGCCTACGGCCTCGCCAGCGCCTCCTCCGATGCTGGCAGCGCCGGGCGCGCCGCGGCAGGTTTCGCTGGTATGGCCAAGGCCGGCGCCGGCTTTGTGATGAGCAAGGCGAAAGAAGCCACCGGCCGGTCCAGCGAAACGCTGCGGTCGAGCTACGGGGCAGGGCAGTCGGCCGCCTGGAAGGCCACGGGCGGCGGCAACGATGTCGGTGCCGGCGTGGCAGGTGCTGCGGGCGAGAGTGCAGGCGGAGCCGCGCAATCCGCGTCGCCACCGGCCTGGGCCGAGCGCATGCAGCGCAAACAAGCCTTCCAGCATGGTGTCAGCACTGCCGCCCACTCCGTCCGCTCCGGCGATCACGGCGGCGGTTCCATGTCCGTTTCCCTCAATCAGGATGACCACAGATGAACCCGTTCAAACGCGCCTCCGTGCGCTATGCCCGAGCGCCAGAGCCCGAAACACCCTACAGACGAGCCGCCCAAGTCTGGGACGAGCGGATCGGCTCCGCCCGCGTCCAGGCGAGAAACTGGCGGCTGATGGCTTTCGGCTCGCTGCTGCTCGCCGGCGGTTTTGCCGCGGCGCTGATCTGGCAATCGACACGCGGAACCGTCGTTCCGTGGGTCGTGCAGATCGACAGGATTGGCGAGGCACAGGCGGTGGCGCCGGCAATCGCCGACTATCACCCGACCGATCCGCAGATCGCCTGGCATCTCGCCCGCTTCATCGAAAACGTCCGCTCGATCCCGGCCGATGCCGTGATCGTGCGGCAGAACTGGCTCAGCGCCTACGAGTTCACGACCGATCGCGGCGCCGTGGCGCTCAACGACTACGCCCGCGCCAACGACCCGTTCACCAAGGTCGGCAAGGTGCAGGTCGCCGTCGATGTCTCCTCCGTCATCCGCGCCTCGCCCGAGAGCTTTCGCGTCGCCTGGGTCGAGCGCCGCTACGAGAACGGGCAACTGTCCACCACCGAGCGCTGGACCGCCATCCTCACCGTCGTGATCGAACTGCCGCGCACCGCCGACAAGCTGCGCGCCAATCCGCTCGGTGTCTACGTCAACGCCATCAACTGGTCGAAGGAGCTTTCGCAATGAAGGGGGCAATCAGAAAATCCATGAACAAGACCCGATCCGGCCGCGCCACGCTGTTCGCAACAATGCTGCTCGCTTCTACGGCGCTCGCCGGCTGCGCAAAGAAATACATCCCGCCCGAGATCGACTATGACGATGCCGCACCGGCGGTGAAACTTGCCGATCCGGTCGGTCCAGTGAAGGTGGTCGAGGTGGCAAAGCCGCTACCGCTACCCGGGCAGTTGAAACCGATCGAGGAGGTCAGGAAGAAGCCGGAACCGTCCGATCCGAAGGCGCGGATCGCCGCGGCCAACGAGGCGGCGCGCATGCAGCCAGTCCGTGAGGGCTTCATCAACGCGGTGCAGGTCTATCCCTTCGCCATCGGCGCGCTCTATCAGGTCTATGCCGCGCCTGGCCAGGTCACCGACGTCGCGCTGCAGCCGGGTGAAGAGCTTGTCGGCGCCGGCCCTGTGGCTGCCGGCGACACCGTGCGCTGGATCATCGGCGATACCGAAAGTGGCTCAGGCGCGGCCAAACAGGTCCACATCCTCGTCAAGCCGACCCGATCGGAGCTCCAGACCAATCTCGTCATTAACACCAACCTGCGCACCTATCATCTCGAACTGCGCTCGACGGAAAAGACCTATATGGCCTCTGTCTCCTGGCAATATCCGGCCGATCAGCTGATCGCGCTTCGCCGCCAGAACACCCGCGCCGCCGAAACTCAGGCGGTGGCGGCGGGCATCGACATCTCAAAGCTCAACTTCCGCTACCGCATCGAAGGCGATGGCGCGCCCTGGCGGCCGCTACGGGCCTTCGATGACGGATCTAAGGTCTACATCGAATTCCCCTCCGGAATTGCCCAGGGCGAAATGCCGCCGCTCTTCGTCATCGGCGCCTCCGGCAATTCCGAGCTCGTGAACTACCGTGCGCGGCAGAACTACTATGTCGTCGATCGGCTGTTCGCCGCCGCCGAACTCCGGCTCGGCGACAAGGACAGCCAGCGCCGGGTGCGCATCGTGCGCACCGACGGCCGCCGGATTGCCAATCGCACGGCACTGTTCTCCTCGGAGAAAAGCCGATGACAGGTCCGTCCGATCTTAAGGCGGAGTTCCGGCTGCGGCCGGAGCCGGCGCGCGTCACCCGCCTGTCGCGAAAGGTGCTGATCGGTCTCGGCGCCGTATCGAGCCTCGCTATCGCTGCGGCCCTGTTTTTTGCGCTCGACACCGGCCGGCGTGGCAATCAGACGCCGGATGAACTCTACAACACCGAAAACCGTACGCCGGCAGACGGGCTCGCCAATCTGCCGAAAGACTATACCGGCATCCCGAAACTGGGACCGGCGCTCCCCGGCGACCTCGGCCGCCCGATCCTCAAGGCGCAAGAGGAAGGCAAGCCCGTCGTTGTACCAACCATCCAGACGCCGCGCGTCGATCCGGAGGAGCAGCGGCGCTTGGCCGAAATCGAAGCCGCGCGTCTCGCCAAGCTGTTTACCGACAGCCGTGGCGAGAACGCCGACAATCAGGCGCTCGATACGCGCAAGAGCGCGACCGACCCCAATGCTGTGCTGACGCAGCCTGATGCCACGCCGCCGCTCGACGCGGGCTCAGCCCAGAACATGCAGGACCGCAAGCTCGCCTTCGTCAATGCCGAAGCCGACCGGCAAACTGTCAGTCCGGATCGCGTTCAGGAAAAATCCTCTCCCTTTATTTTGCAGGCCGGATCTGTGATTGCCGCTGCCCTGATCACCGGCATCAAGTCCGATCTGCCGGGCTCGATCACCGCTCAGGTCACGGAAAACGTCTATGACAGCCCAACCGGCGCGCACCTGCTTATTCCGCAGGGCGCGAGACTGATCGGTCAGTATGACAGCCAGGTCGCCTTCGGGCAGTCGCGCGTGCTGCTCGTCTGGAACCGCGTCGTCATGCCGGATGGCACGTCCATCGTGCTCGAGCGCCTGCAGGGGGCTGATCCGCAAGGCTTCTCCGGGCTCGAGGACGAGGTCGATTATCATTGGGCGCAGCTGTTCAAGGCGGCTGTGCTTTCAACCCTGCTCGGTGTCGGCACGCAGATCGGCAGCGACGACCAGGAAAGCGAAATCGCGCAGGCGATACGGGAAAGCGCGCAGGGGACGGCGTCGAATGTCGGCCAGCAAATCGTCAGCCGGCAACTCAATATCCAGCCGACGCTCACGATCCGGCCAGGTTTTCCGGTCCGCGTTATCGTGAATCGCGATCTTGTGATGCAGCCCTATGGAGCCGCGAAGGTGCCGACATGACCAAGTTGAAGCTCTCCACCATTCCGGATGATAAGCCCGTGAAGCTAACCGTAGAACTGCCAGCGGCGGTGTTTCGGGATCTGCAGGCCTATGCGGCGATTTTGGCGAAGGCAAACGGGGAGGCCACCGCACCGGAGCCAGCTAAACTGATTGTGCCGATGATCGATCGGTTTATGTCCAGTGATCGGGATTTTAGAAAAGCGAAGCGAAGTTACCCCATCCAGCCGAAGAACAGAGCTCCCGCAACATGATGGTCGCGATTGCCTTTTGGCCGCGGCTTTCCTCGCGCAAAAAAACCGACATAGAAAGGGACTTGGCCAATCAACTATCAGCGAACTGAGCGGTTAGATTCGATTCAGCCGCTGGCTTGAGTGAAATCTGTAGGTCGGCTAATTCTGTAACCACATCATACTCGAAGCCTGAAAACAAGTTGATCAATTCATCTTGGCGGGGCTGACCGAATGCCAATCGATAGGTCGCCAGTGATTTCTTCAAGCTGTCGTAGCGCTCGACCTCTCTGCTGAAAGGGGGGATGAGTACAACGCGTTGAATTTTTTCTTCGCCGGGGTACAGCCAGAAAGGCACGATATCGCCAGCGTGGCCCTCGGAGATCTCTAGCTTCCGGGCGGCCTCGAACATGCCCTCCCACGGTGCGATATGACCATCCTCGCTCAGGGCGAAATCGCCGAACCTGGCAGCAATGTTGCGCCGGACAGCATGGTTTTTGAACCGATGAACCCGACCTTCCCGCTGCTCGATGTCGACGGGATTACGCGGCAGGTTCCAGTGGACGATCCTGGCACAATAGGGGTGGAAATCCAGCCCCTCTTGGCCAATGGAAGTCGTCGCCAGAACAAACGGACGAAAAGGCGATTTGAACGCAGCCTGCACGAGCGTCGTGCGGCGAACGCCCTTCTCATCCTCTGCTTTTGTCGCAAATCGCATCGCAAAACGCGCACGCACCTCGAATGTCTTGTCGTGCAAGCGGGAGCGCCCAGCGGTCCAGTGATCAAGCGTTATCTGAGCCGGCCGCAAGGCAACGACTTCGACGAGCTTCGTAGCAATCAGGGCTGCTCGTTTGTCCGCTACCAGTTCGACGCCACGCTCAGCTTCAAGTACGAGTTGGAGATACTCATCCAAGACTGCCGATAAGTCGTGCCCTGCGGCATGCGCAATGATCTGGCGCCAATAATTCAGGGGCGAAGTTTCCTCCAACAATGCCCGGCTTTCTGCCTGATTATACAGTGTCCGGAAGCCGAGAGCGATCGAGACTGACGCTTCGAGAAGAGCAGGATGGTCTAGTGGTAGTTCCGGACATAGACGGCCAAGTGCTCGAAGAGCACAGGTTGCCGGTGATCCAAGGGCAAAGTCCGCGAGTTTGTGATAGATATCTCGGACATCGTGATCGTCCGAGTGATCTTCGGCTTCGAGCGCGTTCGTGAGCACCTCAATGGTGCGTGCCATAGCCCCGTGTTCCTCGTGACCATCGTGCTCAATAGCACCCACCCTGCTCCAGTCCACGCTCCTTCCCAGATTGTCTTCCAAATTGAGGGGGAGGAGTCGGTCGGATTTCCCGGATAGACGCGATAGTTGCTCCTCGTCGATGCGCTCGGTAAGCACTCCAACCGCCTGGCGGCGCAGCTCATCATAGCTTGTCGCACGTCCAAGCTGGCGTTCCATTGCCAAGGGGTCTACCCAAGCCGCCAGAGTAGGGGACGGGCATAGCATTGGCATCATCTCCTCGATGCCAATTGGGCGGCTGGTGCGGCTAACGAGATCGCCTGTCATGCCCATGCGACGGCTTGCTTCATGCGACAGAAGCGCAGCGATCGCGTCTGGAACCATGGACCAGTCTGAAAATATGAGCGACTTCGTTGCCGGGACCTGCTCTCCGTATGATGGGCGAGACGGTGGAAGCCACAACGCGCGATCAAGTCCATGCTCGAAGGCTGTGTCGGCCACCACGCGCATCCTCGCGTTTCTCAGCGGAACCTCTGCATAAGTCTCAACCTGCTCCTTGCTGATGAGGAACGGAGCAGCCGCCTTGATCGCGCTGCGCAGTTCGCTGGAGGGCTGCAGTTTCAGCGCCTGCAGTTTCTGACGAAGCTTGTAGTCGCGCATGAAATTGAGCAGGTATGGCGACGACTTCCAATACTCGACGATACCCGGCGCGCTGACGATGGCCGCCACCTGGCCAATAGCCTTCGCCTCCTTGAGATCCTCCGTCTCGATTGTCAGTTCTGGTTTGGTTTCCTTGACCAGAGCGTTGCGGTCGTCGGTGGAATCCACGCGCTCGGTCCGGGCGATGACCTCGCCCAGAATGTGCTGGACCCGGTCGCGCTGGACACGGGCGTGAACCCTCGTCTCGGGCATTGCCTGCAACGCACGGCGGAAGCCTTTAAGCTCCCGTTCGAGTTCTTTAATCCGCACCTCACCATCTTCCTCCCCGAACAGGAAGCGCATGGTACGCAAGAAATCACCGTAGTGATCGCCCTCTTCCGGATCGTCACTGTTCAATGTCAGCATGCGGTATGGTGTAGCTGATAGCAGCAACAGGCGCGCTTTCGAGCCGTCAGCGCCGGAGTAGGAAAAGAGAGCACGAGCGAGCTCCGCCGCGGCGGCCTTTTCGGGCGCCGACTGCTCATCGTGCTCGTGCAGCAGGTCGGCAAACCGCTGAAATTCGTCAAGGATTATCAAATCCGGACTCAAGGCATCAACACAAATCCGAGCCAGGATACGGCGCAACTCTCCGATCATGACCGCCGGCCGCTGATCAGGAGGATAAATTGGACTCTTTTTGCTCCTAGCCAATTCCGAGGCGGCACGAATTCGCATTATGAAATCGTCTGCGACAGCCACGTTGAAAATCCTGGCGATTTCTTCAGATATTTTCTGACCACGCATCCAGTCGGTCCAGCCTGGCCAGTTTTCGGCATCGACACCGCCGCGGAAAACCCGCTGTATGCCCTTGTGTCGAATGCCGATCCTCTTCCTCAGCATCTCGTAAATGAGTGCGCGCTCCTTTGCGGTACCGAGCGATGACTTCAGATCAAGTGCGGTTCCCGGGGTGAGACTGATCAGATTTATGGGTCGGGAGGCAATTCCGCCGTCCTTCTCGATTTCCAGTGGCAGCAAGGTTAGGCGGGTGTTCAACGGTTTTGTCGCCGAACCGATGACGTTGAGCGACTTGATGTTCTGCTCGGCGATCGCCTGGTTTGAGCAAATGTAGACGACGTCGATACGATCAACCTTGCCGGTCAGCTCTTCAATCGCCTTCGCAATGACGCCTCGGGCCACCATGGTCTTGCCTAGACCAACCTCATCGGCCACGAGAAACTGCCTCGTCGTCCGCGGGTCGGTGAAAAGACGTCGAAACACATAGTTGACCGTGGCCCGCTGAAAGGGCTTGAGCAGCGTCAGATGCTCGTCTGCTTGATAGGTCATTTTCGGGTGCCCTTGGTCGTCGCGAGCGGCGCAAAGCTGGCCCACAACTTTAGAAAATCTTCGGGGACGATGCTCTTGCCCGTGTCGGGGTCTCTCAGGTGTTCAATAAGCTGATCGATCTCAGCAAGCTCGTCACCAGCGAGCGCCAGAGCCCGCACCATTGGCTCCAGCAGCGCGTTTCCACCTTGACCAAGGCGTCGAAGCCACTGACCCTCGCCTGCCTTATCGCTCTCCAGGAAACTGCCTTCA encodes the following:
- a CDS encoding helicase-related protein, which gives rise to MTYQADEHLTLLKPFQRATVNYVFRRLFTDPRTTRQFLVADEVGLGKTMVARGVIAKAIEELTGKVDRIDVVYICSNQAIAEQNIKSLNVIGSATKPLNTRLTLLPLEIEKDGGIASRPINLISLTPGTALDLKSSLGTAKERALIYEMLRKRIGIRHKGIQRVFRGGVDAENWPGWTDWMRGQKISEEIARIFNVAVADDFIMRIRAASELARSKKSPIYPPDQRPAVMIGELRRILARICVDALSPDLIILDEFQRFADLLHEHDEQSAPEKAAAAELARALFSYSGADGSKARLLLLSATPYRMLTLNSDDPEEGDHYGDFLRTMRFLFGEEDGEVRIKELERELKGFRRALQAMPETRVHARVQRDRVQHILGEVIARTERVDSTDDRNALVKETKPELTIETEDLKEAKAIGQVAAIVSAPGIVEYWKSSPYLLNFMRDYKLRQKLQALKLQPSSELRSAIKAAAPFLISKEQVETYAEVPLRNARMRVVADTAFEHGLDRALWLPPSRPSYGEQVPATKSLIFSDWSMVPDAIAALLSHEASRRMGMTGDLVSRTSRPIGIEEMMPMLCPSPTLAAWVDPLAMERQLGRATSYDELRRQAVGVLTERIDEEQLSRLSGKSDRLLPLNLEDNLGRSVDWSRVGAIEHDGHEEHGAMARTIEVLTNALEAEDHSDDHDVRDIYHKLADFALGSPATCALRALGRLCPELPLDHPALLEASVSIALGFRTLYNQAESRALLEETSPLNYWRQIIAHAAGHDLSAVLDEYLQLVLEAERGVELVADKRAALIATKLVEVVALRPAQITLDHWTAGRSRLHDKTFEVRARFAMRFATKAEDEKGVRRTTLVQAAFKSPFRPFVLATTSIGQEGLDFHPYCARIVHWNLPRNPVDIEQREGRVHRFKNHAVRRNIAARFGDFALSEDGHIAPWEGMFEAARKLEISEGHAGDIVPFWLYPGEEKIQRVVLIPPFSREVERYDSLKKSLATYRLAFGQPRQDELINLFSGFEYDVVTELADLQISLKPAAESNLTAQFADS
- a CDS encoding TrbI/VirB10 family protein, whose translation is MTGPSDLKAEFRLRPEPARVTRLSRKVLIGLGAVSSLAIAAALFFALDTGRRGNQTPDELYNTENRTPADGLANLPKDYTGIPKLGPALPGDLGRPILKAQEEGKPVVVPTIQTPRVDPEEQRRLAEIEAARLAKLFTDSRGENADNQALDTRKSATDPNAVLTQPDATPPLDAGSAQNMQDRKLAFVNAEADRQTVSPDRVQEKSSPFILQAGSVIAAALITGIKSDLPGSITAQVTENVYDSPTGAHLLIPQGARLIGQYDSQVAFGQSRVLLVWNRVVMPDGTSIVLERLQGADPQGFSGLEDEVDYHWAQLFKAAVLSTLLGVGTQIGSDDQESEIAQAIRESAQGTASNVGQQIVSRQLNIQPTLTIRPGFPVRVIVNRDLVMQPYGAAKVPT
- a CDS encoding DUF2274 domain-containing protein, coding for MTKLKLSTIPDDKPVKLTVELPAAVFRDLQAYAAILAKANGEATAPEPAKLIVPMIDRFMSSDRDFRKAKRSYPIQPKNRAPAT
- the trbG gene encoding P-type conjugative transfer protein TrbG, which gives rise to MNKTRSGRATLFATMLLASTALAGCAKKYIPPEIDYDDAAPAVKLADPVGPVKVVEVAKPLPLPGQLKPIEEVRKKPEPSDPKARIAAANEAARMQPVREGFINAVQVYPFAIGALYQVYAAPGQVTDVALQPGEELVGAGPVAAGDTVRWIIGDTESGSGAAKQVHILVKPTRSELQTNLVINTNLRTYHLELRSTEKTYMASVSWQYPADQLIALRRQNTRAAETQAVAAGIDISKLNFRYRIEGDGAPWRPLRAFDDGSKVYIEFPSGIAQGEMPPLFVIGASGNSELVNYRARQNYYVVDRLFAAAELRLGDKDSQRRVRIVRTDGRRIANRTALFSSEKSR